One Natator depressus isolate rNatDep1 chromosome 6, rNatDep2.hap1, whole genome shotgun sequence DNA window includes the following coding sequences:
- the MRPL16 gene encoding large ribosomal subunit protein uL16m isoform X2: MHLSPPLEKCCGKMLSGGWSDVSIPDRPKLKFMDKVPSVPKVRREFKNLRDIRGPSTEATEFTQGQYGILALGGGYLHWGHFEMMRLTINRHLDPKIMFAMWRIPAPYKPITRKSLGQRMGGGKGAIDHYVTAVKCGCLILEVGGHCEFGEVEHFLTQVAKKLPFPAKAVSCQSLEEMRQAEEERRCKNQNPWTFERVITSNMLGSRKVLSPYDLSQKGRYWGKFFLKDRV, translated from the exons ACGTCTCCATCCCTGACAGACCCAAACTGAAGTTCATGGACAAAGTTCCAAGTGTACCTAAAGTGAGGCGGGAATTCAAAAACCTACGTGACATCCGTGGCCCATCCACTGAGGCCACTGAGTTCACCCAGGGACAATATGGCATTTTG GCATTGGGCGGTGGTTACCTTCATTGGGGTCACTTTGAAATGATGCGCCTAACCATCAATCGTCACCTGGATCCCAAGATCATGTTCGCCATGTGGCGCATCCCAGCCCCTTACAAGCCCATCACCCGCAAGAGCCTAGGCCAGCGTATGGGCGGGGGCAAAGGTGCCATCGACCACTATGTGACAGCAGTGAAATGTGGCTGCCTCATTTTGGAAGTGGGTGGGCACTGTGAGTTCGGGGAGGTGGAGCACTTCCTCACACAGGTGGCCAAGAAGCTGCCGTTCCCAGCCAAGGCAGTCAGCTGCCAGTCCCTGGAGGAGATGCGCCAGGCGGAAGAGGAGAGAAGATGCAAAAATCAGAACCCATGGACCTTTGAGCGTGTCATCACCTCCAACATGCTGGGGAGCCGCAAGGTGCTGAGCCCCTACGATCTGTCACAGAAGGGGCGCTACTGGGGCAAGTTCTTTCTGAAAGACAGAGTGTAA